A region of Legionella donaldsonii DNA encodes the following proteins:
- a CDS encoding phosphoglycerate kinase, translating into MKLMKMSEISLRGKRILIREDLNVPIKDGLITSDQRLQAALPTLQAALDEGAAVMVLSHLGRPEEGKFDKRFSLQPVADYLAKHLDYPVRFESDYLDGIQVNNGELVICENVRFNVGEKANDDALAKKLAKLCDIFVMDAFGTAHRAQASTYGVAKYAPVAAAGPLLVRELEALQHVLRNPEKPIVAIVGGAKVSSKLSLLKQLVGMVDYLIPGGGIANTFLKAQGFEIGVSLYEENLLGEAREILDLAVKTGCQIPLPSDVVVGKSFSDSCPAFNKSLSNVASDDMIMDIGPETVSRYVDIIDTAKTVIWNGPVGVFEFPQFAYGTRALAIAIADSSAFSIAGGGDTLAAVDQYDLNQQISYISTGGGAFLEFLEGKTLPAVAILEERANVTTSN; encoded by the coding sequence ATGAAGTTAATGAAAATGAGCGAAATCAGCCTTCGTGGTAAACGAATACTGATTCGTGAAGATTTAAATGTTCCGATCAAAGACGGACTCATTACCAGTGATCAGCGTCTGCAAGCTGCTTTACCTACTTTACAAGCTGCTCTCGATGAGGGAGCAGCCGTGATGGTGTTGTCCCATTTAGGCCGCCCGGAAGAAGGTAAATTTGATAAGCGTTTTTCTTTGCAGCCAGTCGCTGATTATTTAGCCAAGCACCTTGATTACCCTGTGCGTTTTGAGAGTGATTATTTGGATGGAATCCAAGTCAATAATGGGGAATTGGTGATTTGCGAAAACGTGCGTTTCAACGTGGGTGAGAAAGCCAATGATGATGCCTTAGCGAAAAAATTGGCCAAGCTCTGTGATATTTTCGTCATGGATGCTTTTGGTACGGCGCATCGTGCACAAGCCTCAACCTATGGTGTTGCGAAATATGCGCCTGTTGCGGCAGCGGGTCCCTTGCTCGTGCGGGAACTGGAAGCCTTGCAGCATGTCCTGAGGAATCCTGAAAAACCTATCGTTGCTATTGTTGGCGGCGCCAAAGTGTCCAGTAAATTGAGTCTGCTAAAACAATTGGTTGGCATGGTCGATTACCTCATCCCCGGCGGCGGTATTGCCAATACTTTTTTGAAAGCCCAGGGATTCGAAATTGGGGTGTCACTTTACGAAGAAAACTTGCTTGGGGAAGCCCGTGAAATTTTAGATTTGGCGGTTAAAACAGGCTGTCAAATTCCCTTGCCTTCCGATGTTGTGGTGGGTAAATCGTTTTCAGACAGTTGTCCGGCCTTCAATAAATCACTAAGCAATGTTGCCAGCGATGATATGATTATGGATATCGGTCCTGAAACAGTAAGCCGTTATGTGGATATCATCGACACCGCAAAAACGGTGATTTGGAATGGTCCTGTAGGGGTATTTGAATTCCCGCAGTTTGCCTATGGAACCAGGGCGTTAGCCATTGCCATTGCGGATAGCTCCGCGTTTTCAATTGCTGGCGGTGGTGATACCTTGGCTGCGGTGGATCAATATGATTTGAACCAGCAAATTTCTTATATATCAACAGGAGGCGGCGCATTTCTGGAGTTTCTGGAGGGTAAAACACTTCCCGCTGTTGCCATTCTGGAAGAGCGCGCCAATGTTACCACGTCGAACTAA
- the gap gene encoding type I glyceraldehyde-3-phosphate dehydrogenase, which translates to MTIRVAINGYGRIGRCILRAIYEYGRQNEFNVVAINDLSGIETTAHLTRYDSTHGRFANDVRVDGDNLVIDGHPIRVIAERDPTALPWKAMEVDVVFECTGHFTSRDAAMKHIAAGAKKVLISAPGKNADATIVYGVNHQSLRATDIIVSNASCTTNCLAPVVKPLNDALGIEHGLVNTVHAYTKDQMLLDGSHSDLRRARSATQSIIPTKTGAAVAVGLVLPELAGKLDGFAMRVPTLNVSVVDLTFTAQRETSVAEVNDIMRKAKNEILHICEEPLVSCDFNHYPASAVFDTTQTKVLGNLVKVVAWYDNEWGFSNRMLDTANYMMNR; encoded by the coding sequence ATGACGATACGAGTCGCTATAAATGGTTACGGCCGCATTGGCCGCTGTATTTTGCGAGCCATTTATGAATATGGGCGTCAAAATGAATTTAATGTAGTAGCGATTAATGATTTATCGGGGATAGAAACCACTGCTCATCTTACTCGCTATGACTCCACGCATGGTCGTTTTGCCAACGATGTCCGTGTGGATGGCGATAATCTAGTGATCGATGGCCATCCTATTCGGGTGATTGCCGAGCGTGATCCGACTGCACTGCCCTGGAAAGCGATGGAAGTTGATGTGGTTTTTGAATGCACAGGCCATTTCACCAGTCGTGATGCAGCCATGAAGCATATTGCAGCGGGTGCCAAAAAAGTTTTAATTTCAGCACCGGGTAAAAATGCCGATGCCACGATTGTCTATGGCGTAAACCATCAAAGTTTGCGGGCAACCGATATCATTGTTTCCAATGCGTCCTGTACGACCAATTGCCTGGCACCCGTCGTTAAACCTCTGAATGATGCGTTGGGTATCGAGCATGGCCTGGTCAATACCGTTCATGCTTACACGAAGGATCAAATGTTGTTGGACGGCAGCCATAGTGATTTGCGTCGTGCCCGTTCTGCAACGCAATCGATTATTCCCACCAAAACAGGGGCAGCAGTGGCTGTGGGTTTGGTGTTACCAGAATTAGCAGGAAAATTGGATGGTTTTGCCATGCGTGTTCCTACTTTAAATGTGTCTGTTGTCGATTTAACCTTTACTGCGCAACGTGAAACCAGTGTTGCAGAAGTCAATGACATCATGCGTAAAGCAAAAAATGAAATTCTGCATATTTGTGAAGAACCGCTGGTATCTTGCGATTTTAATCATTATCCAGCCTCTGCTGTTTTTGATACCACTCAAACCAAAGTGTTAGGAAATTTAGTAAAGGTAGTTGCCTGGTATGACAATGAATGGGGTTTCTCTAACCGCATGTTAGATACAGCAAACTACATGATGAATCGTTAA
- the pyk gene encoding pyruvate kinase, with amino-acid sequence MLPRRTKIVATLGPACSDVKTLRAMLTAGVDVLRINFSHANDTVLALIQQARAIAAELKHPLAIMADLQGPKLRIGVFKKGKINLRDGQAFTLHCASQEPGDQQEVSVAYSNLCHELALADRLLLDDGLIELEVVDIKPPLIHCQVIEGGVLHSNKGLNRKGGGLAARTLTEKDKKDLEIAIAIDADYLCLSFVKDAKDIHDVHALLKQFGGIDIPIVAKIERTEALQHLTEIINAADAIIVARGDLGVEIGAAEVPAIQKRIIEQSRRLDKVVITATQMMESMINQPQPTRAEVSDVANAILDGTDAVMLSAETAAGHFPVKVISMVDKICRSAEKHAAFFYQADNESCHYHRADQAIAMATIHAANHFPIKAIVALTESGATAIWMSRQHSNVPIYAVTANARTVSKLSLVNNVFPILLDYHHLASEAINEQIIAHLLELGLLENNAYVLLTRGRLIGEAGGTNCMEIIRATD; translated from the coding sequence ATGTTACCACGTCGAACTAAAATCGTTGCGACTCTCGGTCCTGCCTGCAGTGATGTAAAGACGCTCCGTGCGATGCTTACTGCAGGTGTGGATGTTTTACGAATTAACTTTTCTCATGCCAATGACACCGTCCTTGCCCTTATCCAACAAGCCCGGGCAATTGCTGCCGAATTAAAACATCCGCTAGCCATTATGGCTGATCTTCAGGGTCCGAAATTAAGGATCGGCGTCTTCAAAAAAGGCAAAATTAATTTGCGTGATGGCCAGGCTTTTACCCTTCATTGTGCCAGTCAGGAACCGGGTGACCAACAGGAAGTCAGTGTTGCTTATAGCAACTTATGTCATGAGTTGGCCTTGGCTGATCGCCTGTTGCTCGACGATGGCTTAATCGAATTGGAAGTGGTGGACATTAAACCGCCTTTAATCCATTGCCAGGTGATTGAAGGGGGGGTATTGCATAGCAACAAAGGTTTAAACCGCAAAGGGGGCGGCCTGGCAGCCAGAACCTTGACTGAAAAAGACAAGAAAGATTTAGAAATAGCTATTGCGATTGATGCGGATTACCTTTGCCTTTCTTTTGTTAAAGATGCAAAAGATATTCATGATGTGCATGCCTTATTGAAACAATTTGGCGGTATCGATATACCGATTGTTGCAAAAATAGAACGAACGGAAGCCTTGCAGCATTTAACGGAGATCATTAACGCGGCTGATGCCATTATTGTTGCCCGGGGTGATTTGGGTGTAGAAATTGGAGCGGCAGAAGTCCCTGCCATCCAAAAGCGTATTATCGAGCAAAGTCGTCGCCTGGATAAAGTAGTCATTACCGCGACTCAAATGATGGAATCCATGATTAATCAGCCGCAACCCACGCGTGCAGAAGTATCCGATGTTGCCAACGCGATCCTTGATGGTACAGATGCGGTGATGTTATCTGCCGAGACTGCCGCCGGTCATTTTCCCGTGAAAGTGATTAGTATGGTCGATAAAATTTGTCGCAGTGCAGAAAAACATGCCGCTTTCTTCTATCAGGCGGATAATGAAAGCTGTCATTATCATCGCGCTGATCAGGCGATTGCCATGGCGACTATCCATGCGGCCAATCACTTTCCTATTAAAGCAATCGTTGCACTCACGGAATCGGGAGCCACGGCTATCTGGATGTCGCGGCAACATAGCAATGTTCCTATTTATGCAGTAACCGCGAATGCCCGTACAGTGAGTAAATTAAGTTTGGTCAATAATGTTTTTCCTATCCTGCTTGATTACCATCATCTGGCAAGTGAGGCAATTAATGAGCAAATAATTGCACATCTTTTAGAGCTGGGTTTGTTAGAAAATAACGCGTATGTGCTTTTAACAAGAGGGCGTCTGATTGGCGAAGCGGGTGGAACCAATTGTATGGAAATCATCCGCGCTACTGATTAG
- a CDS encoding M3 family metallopeptidase yields MSTASLPQFTSLDPAGFVNRLDTLLQDNLQQITTLLAQKNAHYTWDKLMRPLEDMDDVLERFWSPLSHLHAVVNSKALRECYQACLPKLSAYEAAIGHNHDLYDAVKSLAQDQLDPVQQKIVEDTLRDFELAGVALSAEKKQRFEAIQTRLSELSNQFENNVLDATQAFSLHISDEKRVAGLPEHALHTAAELAAEKGLSGWMFNLEFPCYIAIITHADDRALRETFYEAYATRASEQGPQAGKFDNSHVMNEILALRHEKAQLLGFANYAELSLATKMAESPKQVIDFLTDLSIRAHHQAETEFQALQAFAEKHHGLTKLEPWDVTYISEKKRQAQYAISQEELRPYFSLAKVMEGLFTIINKLYGMKLEEVKGVDIWHHDVKCYRVSDEKGLVRGYIYVDLFARQHKRGGAWMDSCQSRRKLPDDSIQLPVATLTCNFAKPAGKKMATLSHDEVLTLFHEFGHCLHHVLTKVNYLSASGINGVEWDAVELPSQFFENWCWEQKALQLLTQHVDSGEHLPDELFEKLLAAKNFQSAMAMMRQLEFSLFDFRIHLEFTPLTPDFISKTLAEVRRQTTVVPIAPYNRFQHSFSHIFGGGYAAGYYSYKWAEVLSSDAFARFEEEGIFNTQAGHDFLHFILEAGGSKKAADAYHGFRGRAATVDALLRHNGINP; encoded by the coding sequence ATGTCAACCGCTAGTTTACCGCAATTTACTTCTCTCGATCCGGCGGGTTTTGTGAACCGCCTTGACACGCTTTTACAAGATAACCTTCAGCAGATAACTACCCTTTTGGCGCAAAAGAATGCCCACTATACCTGGGATAAGCTGATGCGTCCGCTGGAAGACATGGATGATGTGCTTGAGCGCTTTTGGTCGCCTTTATCCCATTTGCACGCTGTCGTTAATTCCAAAGCGCTGCGAGAGTGTTATCAAGCCTGTTTACCCAAGCTTTCCGCTTACGAAGCAGCAATTGGCCATAACCATGATTTATATGATGCGGTTAAGTCTTTAGCGCAAGACCAATTAGATCCTGTCCAACAAAAGATTGTTGAAGATACCCTCCGCGATTTTGAACTAGCTGGCGTTGCTTTATCGGCAGAAAAGAAACAACGTTTTGAAGCGATCCAAACACGCTTGTCTGAATTATCCAATCAATTTGAAAACAATGTCCTGGATGCGACCCAGGCGTTTAGCCTGCACATTAGCGATGAAAAACGGGTGGCCGGTTTGCCTGAACATGCCTTGCATACCGCCGCTGAATTAGCCGCCGAGAAAGGCTTGTCTGGCTGGATGTTCAACCTTGAGTTTCCCTGCTATATCGCCATTATTACTCATGCCGACGATCGCGCCCTTCGCGAAACCTTTTATGAGGCGTATGCCACCCGTGCCTCCGAACAAGGACCCCAGGCTGGAAAATTTGATAACAGTCACGTCATGAATGAGATTCTCGCTCTGCGCCATGAGAAAGCCCAGCTCTTAGGTTTTGCCAATTACGCTGAATTATCACTGGCGACCAAGATGGCTGAATCGCCAAAACAGGTCATTGATTTTTTGACGGACTTATCAATTCGCGCCCACCATCAGGCAGAAACCGAGTTCCAGGCGTTGCAGGCGTTTGCCGAAAAACACCATGGCTTAACCAAGCTTGAACCGTGGGATGTCACCTATATCTCCGAGAAGAAAAGACAGGCCCAGTATGCGATTTCACAGGAAGAGCTTCGCCCCTATTTTTCCCTTGCGAAAGTGATGGAAGGCTTATTCACCATCATCAACAAACTGTATGGGATGAAGCTGGAAGAAGTGAAAGGGGTGGATATCTGGCATCATGACGTCAAGTGCTATCGCGTGTCGGATGAGAAAGGACTGGTACGCGGCTATATTTATGTGGATTTGTTTGCCCGCCAACATAAGCGCGGCGGCGCGTGGATGGATTCCTGCCAAAGCCGACGTAAACTGCCTGACGACAGTATTCAACTCCCCGTTGCTACCCTGACCTGTAATTTTGCCAAGCCAGCCGGGAAAAAAATGGCGACCCTGTCTCACGATGAGGTCTTAACCTTATTCCATGAGTTTGGCCATTGCTTACACCATGTATTAACCAAAGTTAATTATCTCAGTGCGTCCGGTATTAACGGCGTGGAATGGGATGCGGTTGAACTGCCCAGCCAGTTTTTTGAAAACTGGTGTTGGGAACAAAAAGCCCTGCAATTATTAACGCAGCACGTCGATAGCGGCGAGCATTTGCCTGATGAGCTCTTTGAAAAATTATTGGCCGCTAAAAATTTCCAATCTGCCATGGCGATGATGCGCCAGTTAGAGTTTTCTTTGTTTGACTTTCGCATCCACCTGGAATTTACCCCGCTTACGCCAGACTTTATCAGTAAAACACTGGCTGAAGTACGCCGACAAACGACGGTTGTGCCGATTGCACCTTACAATCGCTTTCAACACAGTTTCTCCCATATCTTTGGAGGCGGTTATGCGGCCGGCTATTACAGTTATAAATGGGCAGAGGTCCTCTCCAGTGATGCCTTTGCGCGCTTTGAAGAAGAAGGCATCTTCAACACGCAGGCAGGACATGATTTCCTCCATTTTATCCTGGAAGCCGGGGGCTCGAAGAAAGCCGCCGATGCCTACCATGGGTTTAGAGGCCGTGCAGCAACGGTAGATGCCCTTCTGCGCCACAATGGTATTAATCCCTAA
- the tkt gene encoding transketolase encodes MSLSNDLANAIRFLSIDAVEQAQSGHPGMPLGMADIATVLWKKFLKHNPKNPHWFDRDRFVLSNGHGSMLLYSLLHLTGYNLSLDELKNFRQLHSKTPGHPEHADTPGVETTTGPLGQGLANAVGMAIAEKLLANHFNRSELELVNHYTYTFVGDGCLMEGISHEVCSLAGTLGLGKLIAFYDDNGISIDGKVESWFTDDTANRFKAYHWQVIGPIDGHDPSAIEKAIEQARQETKKPSLIICKTVIGYGSPVAGSEKSHGSPLGAAGVAKVREHFHWPHPPFVIPDALYAAWNHVEQGQHDESQWLQSCQTYQQHYPQDYQEFLRRINGDLPDNWPTQSAAFIEQCRTSDKALATRKSSQQCIEQFARILPEMLGGSADLTGSNNTDWSGTKAISAEDFSGNYLYYGVREFGMAAIMNGLALHGGFIPYGGTFLVFADYARNAVRLSALMKQRIIYVFTHDSIGLGEDGPTHQPIEHAAMLRMTPNMQVWRPADLMETAVAWQQALEHHTGPSSLLLSRQNLPALNHDAKAAERIERGGYILSDCQGLPDAILLATGSEVQLALAAAAQMTALGKKIRVVSMPCCERFIAQDKNYQEDVLPNAVRKRIAIEAAASGYWYRFVGLDGAVIGIDRFGVSAPAAEAYNYLGLTVEKIVAALKALF; translated from the coding sequence ATGAGTCTTTCTAATGATTTAGCCAATGCCATCCGTTTTTTAAGTATCGATGCTGTTGAGCAAGCCCAATCCGGTCATCCAGGCATGCCTTTGGGCATGGCAGATATTGCTACGGTACTATGGAAGAAGTTCCTTAAGCACAATCCTAAAAACCCTCATTGGTTTGATCGGGATCGGTTTGTTTTATCAAACGGCCATGGCTCCATGCTGCTCTATTCCCTATTACATTTAACAGGCTATAACCTAAGCCTGGATGAGCTTAAAAATTTCCGCCAATTGCATTCCAAAACCCCTGGCCATCCTGAACATGCTGATACCCCGGGTGTTGAAACAACAACGGGTCCTTTGGGTCAAGGGCTTGCTAATGCTGTTGGTATGGCTATCGCAGAAAAATTATTGGCAAACCATTTTAATCGTTCCGAGCTGGAATTGGTTAATCATTATACCTATACCTTTGTCGGTGACGGCTGCCTGATGGAAGGTATTTCCCATGAAGTCTGTTCGCTCGCTGGCACTTTGGGACTGGGTAAACTAATCGCTTTTTATGATGACAATGGCATCTCCATTGATGGCAAGGTCGAGTCCTGGTTCACTGATGATACCGCCAACCGCTTTAAGGCTTATCATTGGCAGGTGATTGGCCCTATCGATGGCCATGATCCCAGTGCGATTGAAAAAGCCATCGAACAAGCCCGTCAGGAAACGAAAAAGCCCAGTTTAATTATTTGTAAAACCGTGATCGGTTATGGTTCACCGGTTGCCGGTAGCGAAAAATCACATGGGTCCCCCTTGGGAGCCGCCGGTGTCGCCAAGGTGCGAGAACACTTTCATTGGCCTCATCCACCCTTTGTAATCCCTGACGCGCTTTATGCGGCATGGAATCATGTCGAACAGGGACAACATGACGAAAGCCAGTGGCTTCAAAGCTGTCAAACTTATCAGCAACATTATCCACAAGATTACCAGGAATTTTTACGTCGTATTAATGGCGACTTACCCGACAACTGGCCAACGCAGAGTGCCGCTTTTATCGAACAATGCCGTACTAGCGATAAAGCGTTAGCAACGCGTAAAAGCTCCCAGCAATGCATTGAGCAATTTGCTCGTATATTGCCGGAAATGCTGGGTGGTTCCGCTGATTTAACCGGCTCCAACAATACGGATTGGTCAGGTACTAAAGCGATTAGTGCCGAGGATTTTTCCGGTAACTATCTCTATTATGGTGTACGTGAATTCGGCATGGCAGCGATTATGAATGGCTTGGCCTTACATGGCGGCTTTATTCCTTATGGCGGTACTTTTTTAGTCTTTGCCGATTATGCCCGTAATGCAGTGCGCTTAAGTGCCTTAATGAAGCAACGTATTATTTATGTGTTTACCCATGATTCAATCGGCCTGGGTGAAGATGGCCCGACTCATCAACCCATAGAACACGCAGCGATGTTGCGCATGACCCCTAATATGCAGGTATGGCGACCCGCTGATCTGATGGAAACTGCGGTGGCCTGGCAACAGGCGCTTGAACATCATACGGGTCCATCCAGCCTACTGTTATCAAGACAGAATTTGCCTGCTCTAAACCATGATGCAAAGGCCGCTGAACGAATTGAACGAGGCGGTTATATCCTGAGTGATTGCCAGGGATTACCTGATGCCATTCTGTTAGCAACCGGCTCCGAAGTGCAACTGGCTCTCGCTGCTGCAGCGCAAATGACGGCATTAGGGAAAAAAATCCGTGTTGTTTCCATGCCCTGTTGCGAGCGTTTTATTGCTCAGGATAAGAACTATCAGGAAGACGTTTTACCCAATGCGGTCCGCAAGCGAATAGCCATTGAAGCGGCTGCGAGTGGTTATTGGTACCGTTTTGTAGGTTTGGACGGCGCGGTCATTGGTATTGATCGTTTTGGTGTTTCTGCACCCGCTGCGGAAGCTTACAACTATTTAGGCCTTACTGTTGAAAAGATAGTAGCCGCTTTAAAAGCTCTATTTTAA